From the genome of bacterium, one region includes:
- a CDS encoding DinB family protein codes for MKATDVFKRALGRNNAVIAMAVKDLAEDDFHHQPNANDNTIAWMIWHQTRYEDNSIAVMSGRDQAWIGDKWHEKFGMPPDPGNNGVGHQIDQVRAFRADKDHLLAYMAAVRARTNSYLETLGESDLERKITNTFGEEITIGEWLTRLLGDHTQHTGQICYLRGHMKGHGWFPR; via the coding sequence ATGAAGGCAACCGATGTTTTCAAGAGGGCGCTGGGCCGAAACAACGCGGTCATCGCGATGGCGGTCAAGGACCTCGCCGAGGACGACTTCCATCATCAGCCGAACGCGAACGACAACACCATCGCCTGGATGATCTGGCACCAGACCCGCTACGAGGACAACTCCATCGCCGTCATGTCGGGGCGCGATCAGGCCTGGATCGGGGACAAGTGGCACGAAAAGTTCGGCATGCCCCCCGACCCGGGCAACAACGGCGTCGGCCATCAAATCGATCAGGTGCGCGCCTTCCGCGCCGACAAGGATCATCTTCTCGCCTACATGGCGGCCGTGCGCGCGCGGACGAATTCGTACCTCGAAACCCTCGGCGAGAGCGATCTCGAGCGAAAGATCACGAACACCTTCGGCGAGGAGATCACCATCGGGGAGTGGCTCACCCGCCTCCTCGGCGACCACACCCAGCACACGGGACAGATCTGCTACCTCCGCGGCCACATGAAGGGCCACGGCTGGTTCCCGCGATAG
- a CDS encoding M50 family metallopeptidase, which yields MKRFFRWIFWGALALGLLPACWGGTVALLQNLVPVVFLPGKSLGGFLLTGKAWAFLGGGAVYVLWHRLWPPHFLYTFVHEMTHLIFAVPLGKKVRSLEVNREEGAVVLSGTNPVITLAPYFFPLPAALLLGAGKAAEWAVPDPRLELVTAFAVGLALVFHLMMTGKTLRTSQPDLRRSGRLFSWVAIYLAGLVFMGGCAILALAGWERLAILGPALLDEIAAAYAWSGARLLEGVKWGWRTAEDMGGERWF from the coding sequence TTGAAGCGTTTTTTTCGGTGGATTTTTTGGGGTGCTCTGGCCCTGGGGCTGCTGCCGGCCTGCTGGGGCGGGACGGTTGCCCTGTTGCAGAATTTGGTTCCGGTGGTTTTCTTGCCCGGGAAGTCGCTGGGCGGCTTTCTCTTGACCGGAAAGGCGTGGGCGTTTCTCGGCGGCGGGGCGGTCTACGTTCTCTGGCACCGCTTATGGCCGCCGCACTTTCTCTACACCTTTGTCCACGAGATGACCCATTTGATCTTCGCGGTTCCGCTGGGGAAAAAAGTGCGGAGCCTGGAGGTGAACCGCGAGGAGGGGGCCGTCGTCCTGAGCGGGACGAATCCGGTGATCACGCTGGCCCCTTATTTCTTTCCCCTCCCGGCGGCGCTCCTGCTCGGAGCGGGAAAGGCGGCTGAGTGGGCCGTGCCCGATCCGCGCCTGGAACTCGTGACGGCATTTGCTGTCGGCCTCGCCCTCGTTTTTCATCTCATGATGACCGGGAAAACCCTGCGGACCTCGCAGCCCGATCTCCGGCGGAGCGGAAGGCTGTTTTCCTGGGTGGCCATCTATCTGGCCGGTCTCGTTTTCATGGGCGGATGCGCCATCCTCGCCCTCGCGGGGTGGGAGCGGCTTGCCATCCTCGGGCCGGCGCTTCTCGATGAGATTGCAGCCGCATACGCCTGGAGCGGCGCCCGCCTCCTGGAGGGGGTGAAGTGGGGGTGGCGCACGGCAGAGGACATGGGCGGGGAGAGATGGTTCTGA
- a CDS encoding cupin domain-containing protein, with product MNTYAWDTIPATEVRPGVTRKVFTGEGSMLVMTEVHPGANEAPHTHPFEQLVFVVEGNANFTLGEKKIAIAAGSVFRVPPETPHGAEVTSKGPCRLLAVYGPRREDYLIHCEYQEK from the coding sequence ATGAACACGTACGCATGGGACACGATACCGGCGACCGAGGTCCGGCCCGGGGTGACGCGCAAAGTTTTCACGGGCGAAGGGTCCATGCTGGTGATGACCGAGGTGCACCCCGGCGCGAACGAAGCGCCGCACACCCACCCCTTCGAGCAACTGGTCTTCGTCGTCGAGGGCAACGCAAACTTTACGCTCGGGGAGAAAAAAATTGCGATCGCAGCGGGCAGCGTCTTCCGCGTTCCCCCCGAGACGCCCCACGGCGCGGAGGTCACCAGCAAGGGCCCCTGCCGCCTCCTGGCGGTCTACGGCCCGCGCCGCGAGGATTATCTCATTCACTGCGAATATCAGGAAAAATAG